ATTGGGAGGCGGTGATATAGTGGAATAACACGCCTTCTACAACCGGGTGGCTTAGCCTTGCCTGAACCGTCCGGTCTCCATCCAGCGAAGCAAGGGCTTCAGTGGAAGGATCCAGACGATGCCCGCCACGAGGTAAAATACCGCTTGGACGAGTACCGGCCATTCGCCGACTTCATTCGAAAGGGATGCGACGAGCAGCGCCCAGATTGCGATAAGTGCCAAGATGCCGGCAATGCCAGCCAATTTCCTGCCGCTGGGCTCGATCATCGCTTGAGATCCAGTCCGTCGGGCGATGCGAACCCGTCGAGCGTCACGT
The window above is part of the Sphingomonas sp. HDW15A genome. Proteins encoded here:
- a CDS encoding DUF2842 domain-containing protein, with product MEPSGRKLAGIAGILALIAIWALLVASLSNEVGEWPVLVQAVFYLVAGIVWILPLKPLLRWMETGRFRQG